One window from the genome of Kaistella carnis encodes:
- a CDS encoding cysteine desulfurase family protein, which produces MNKIYLDNAATTPLSEEVIDAMVNVLKNNYGNPSSTHSLGQEAKILIENVRRQVAEYLKVTPAEIIFTSCGTESNNMIIKSCVDHCGVERIITSPMEHKCVSETVMDLKKRKGIEVVYLRPDSRGDISIEELAEVLKNSEKKTLVTLMHANNEIGNLLDIKKVAELCKENNALFHSDTVQSMAHMDLDFSDIPVDFASCSAHKFHGPKGSGFAFIRKATGLKGIITGGPQERSLRAGTENVCGIVGLGKALELYLNNMDSYANYIKEIKQYAITQLSEKIKGVKFNGRSSEMDKSLYTVLSVLLPFKDPMIGLKLDMQGIAISQGSACSSGASKPSMVMMMILDEEEMMETTPLRVSFSHLTTKAEIDALVSGVAEIAHGFEIEKTNVEHR; this is translated from the coding sequence ATGAATAAAATATATTTGGATAACGCGGCAACAACGCCACTTTCCGAAGAAGTAATAGATGCCATGGTTAATGTTCTAAAAAATAACTACGGCAATCCATCCTCCACGCACAGCTTAGGGCAGGAAGCTAAAATTTTAATTGAAAATGTTCGTAGGCAAGTAGCAGAATATTTAAAAGTTACGCCGGCGGAAATTATTTTTACGTCATGTGGAACAGAATCCAATAATATGATCATCAAATCTTGCGTGGATCATTGTGGAGTCGAAAGAATTATCACTTCACCTATGGAACATAAATGTGTTTCAGAAACCGTGATGGACCTGAAGAAAAGAAAAGGCATTGAAGTCGTTTATTTGCGTCCGGATAGCAGAGGAGATATCAGTATAGAAGAATTGGCAGAGGTTCTGAAGAATTCTGAAAAGAAAACTTTGGTTACTTTAATGCATGCAAATAACGAGATAGGAAATCTGTTAGACATTAAAAAGGTTGCGGAACTCTGCAAGGAGAATAATGCCCTGTTCCACTCTGATACGGTGCAATCAATGGCACATATGGATTTGGATTTCTCTGATATTCCGGTAGATTTTGCATCGTGCAGTGCCCATAAATTTCACGGTCCAAAAGGAAGTGGTTTTGCCTTTATCAGAAAAGCAACGGGCTTAAAAGGAATTATCACCGGAGGACCACAGGAAAGAAGTTTACGTGCAGGCACAGAAAACGTGTGTGGAATTGTAGGTTTAGGAAAAGCGCTGGAACTGTATTTAAATAATATGGATTCCTACGCAAATTACATCAAAGAAATTAAGCAATATGCCATTACGCAGCTTTCAGAAAAAATAAAGGGAGTTAAATTTAACGGCAGAAGTTCTGAAATGGACAAGAGCCTTTATACGGTATTAAGCGTTTTACTTCCTTTCAAAGATCCGATGATCGGTTTGAAATTAGATATGCAGGGAATCGCAATATCGCAGGGAAGTGCCTGTTCATCTGGCGCGTCTAAACCATCTATGGTGATGATGATGATTTTGGATGAGGAAGAGATGATGGAAACAACTCCATTGCGGGTTTCTTTCAGTCACTTGACCACCAAAGCGGAAATTGATGCGCTGGTAAGTGGTGTAGCGGAAATTGCACACGGCTTCGAGATAGAAAAAACAAATGTGGAGCATAGATAA
- a CDS encoding DNA polymerase III subunit alpha: MFLNCHSYHSLRYGTISVQDLVKQAADFKIKVLALTDINTVTGIYDFYKLCKDRNIKPIVGVEARVENQFYYICLAKNQKSIAEINRLLTDYNCEGIDIPKQNPILKNTIVIYSLQDIPEKLLDHEFIGIRPEELNLLIKPELKAWLHKMVILHPITFKTKEEYDLHKILRAIDQNTLISKLSENDYCKDTEIFVNKKALLNKFKDYPQIIENTKYIVNECSFDFDFSTPKNKKHFTDSKKNDFKMLEKLAYEGLSRKYSADNIAAKARMEKELGVIDQLNFCAYFLITWDIIQYSNRMGFMHMGRGSGANSIVSYCIGITDICPLELDLYFERFLNLNRKTPPDFDIDWSWQTRDTILEYIFNKYGKDHVAFCGTNVEFKYKSIFREVGKAFGLPKEELDALATKPLESHDINSVSRLVHKYGKLLEKYPNQRSMHSCGILISEEPITNYTALEMPPKGFPIVQFDMHTAEDIGLEKFDILSQRGLGTIKDTVDLVKEKRGITIDIKDTTLSKNETKCNEYLSIGKTIGCFYIESPAMRGLLRRLKCDNYKVLVAASSIIRPGVAQSGMMKEYIFRHNNPTQFEYFHDVFKKELGETYGIMVYQEDVIKIALHFGGLSATDGDVLRRAMSGKGRSLSALQKVKDHFFESCQKLGHPEQLSSEVYRQIESFAGYSFCKAHSASYAVESYQSLYLKVYYPIEFMVCAINNGGGFYRTEVYIHEAKMSGAIINNPCVNLSEYQTTVYGIEVYLGLMHIEKLDQKIGMLIPEERKLNGDYESLENFTKRIPIGIETLQILIFIGAFRFTGKQKHELLIEARFLLANNKTVFKQATLLDEPQKNYQLPEINRNPFEDAFDEIEILGFPVSYSPFDLLQTKYRGTVMAKDLIKYHKKQVKMLAYLISRKHVPTKRGIMFFGTWIDAEGEYFDTAHFSDCLAQYPFQGGGCYLLLGTVEVDFHFPTITIHKMAKMPFIPDPRYSMDKEKSAEAQHKLKEDVSMTSRKPYPQEHEIGLPRMKINTITL, encoded by the coding sequence ATGTTTCTGAATTGTCATTCTTATCACAGTTTACGTTATGGAACCATTTCTGTTCAGGATTTGGTTAAGCAGGCTGCTGATTTTAAAATTAAAGTATTGGCACTCACTGATATCAATACTGTTACCGGAATCTATGATTTTTATAAACTTTGCAAAGACCGCAACATCAAACCTATTGTAGGCGTTGAAGCACGGGTTGAAAACCAATTCTACTACATTTGTCTGGCGAAGAATCAAAAAAGTATTGCAGAGATCAACAGGCTTTTAACCGATTACAATTGTGAAGGCATCGATATTCCCAAACAAAACCCAATCTTAAAAAACACCATTGTTATTTATTCTCTTCAAGATATTCCGGAAAAATTACTGGACCATGAATTTATTGGAATCAGACCGGAAGAATTAAACCTGTTAATAAAACCTGAACTCAAGGCTTGGCTTCATAAAATGGTGATTCTGCATCCCATTACCTTTAAAACGAAGGAGGAATATGACCTGCATAAAATATTAAGAGCGATAGATCAAAATACTTTAATCAGTAAACTTTCAGAAAATGATTATTGTAAAGACACCGAAATTTTTGTCAATAAGAAAGCGCTTTTAAATAAGTTCAAGGATTACCCCCAAATTATTGAGAACACCAAATACATTGTCAATGAATGCAGTTTTGATTTTGATTTCTCCACGCCTAAAAACAAGAAACACTTTACAGACAGTAAGAAAAACGACTTTAAAATGCTGGAAAAGCTGGCTTATGAAGGATTGAGCAGAAAATATTCCGCAGATAATATAGCAGCAAAAGCAAGAATGGAGAAAGAATTGGGCGTTATAGACCAGCTTAATTTCTGTGCTTATTTCCTTATTACCTGGGATATTATTCAGTACAGCAACCGCATGGGTTTTATGCATATGGGAAGGGGAAGCGGCGCCAATTCCATTGTCAGTTATTGTATAGGCATCACCGATATTTGTCCACTGGAACTGGACTTGTATTTTGAGAGATTTTTAAACCTTAACCGAAAAACGCCACCCGATTTCGATATCGACTGGAGCTGGCAAACAAGAGATACCATTTTAGAATACATTTTTAATAAATATGGAAAAGACCATGTGGCATTCTGCGGAACGAATGTAGAATTTAAATACAAATCTATTTTTCGGGAAGTGGGTAAAGCTTTTGGTTTGCCTAAAGAAGAATTAGATGCTTTAGCTACAAAACCACTGGAATCTCACGATATAAATTCTGTATCACGATTGGTTCACAAATACGGAAAGCTCTTAGAAAAATATCCCAATCAAAGAAGCATGCATTCATGTGGAATCCTCATCTCCGAAGAACCGATTACCAATTATACCGCTTTAGAAATGCCACCCAAAGGTTTTCCTATTGTGCAGTTTGACATGCACACCGCAGAAGATATCGGTTTGGAAAAATTTGATATTTTATCGCAGAGAGGATTGGGTACCATTAAAGATACAGTGGACCTTGTTAAAGAAAAAAGAGGAATAACCATCGATATTAAAGATACTACGCTTTCAAAAAACGAAACAAAATGCAATGAATATCTGAGTATCGGAAAAACCATTGGGTGCTTTTATATCGAAAGTCCCGCCATGCGCGGCTTATTGAGAAGACTAAAATGTGACAATTATAAAGTATTGGTCGCTGCATCTTCTATTATACGGCCGGGTGTAGCGCAGAGTGGAATGATGAAAGAATATATTTTCCGCCATAACAATCCTACCCAATTCGAATATTTTCATGACGTCTTTAAAAAGGAATTGGGCGAAACGTATGGAATTATGGTCTATCAGGAAGATGTAATTAAAATAGCCTTGCATTTCGGTGGATTATCTGCCACTGATGGAGATGTATTGAGACGCGCAATGAGCGGTAAAGGAAGATCTTTATCAGCATTACAAAAAGTGAAAGACCATTTCTTTGAATCCTGTCAGAAACTGGGACATCCCGAGCAATTATCTTCAGAAGTTTACCGTCAGATTGAATCATTTGCGGGATATTCTTTCTGCAAAGCTCATTCCGCTTCCTATGCCGTAGAAAGCTATCAGAGTCTCTATCTAAAAGTTTATTATCCAATTGAGTTTATGGTGTGTGCCATCAATAATGGTGGAGGTTTCTACAGAACGGAAGTTTATATTCATGAAGCTAAAATGTCTGGCGCAATAATTAACAACCCTTGTGTTAATCTGAGTGAATATCAAACCACCGTTTACGGAATCGAGGTTTATCTCGGATTAATGCATATTGAAAAGCTGGATCAGAAAATTGGCATGCTGATTCCCGAAGAAAGAAAACTTAACGGAGATTACGAATCCCTGGAAAACTTTACCAAAAGAATTCCGATCGGTATTGAAACTTTACAGATTTTGATTTTTATTGGAGCTTTCCGATTTACGGGAAAGCAAAAACACGAACTGTTAATAGAAGCACGATTTTTATTGGCCAACAATAAGACCGTTTTCAAACAGGCCACTTTACTCGATGAGCCACAAAAAAACTATCAGTTACCGGAAATTAACAGGAATCCTTTTGAAGATGCATTTGATGAAATTGAAATCTTAGGTTTTCCCGTTTCCTACAGTCCTTTTGATTTGTTACAGACCAAATATCGAGGAACAGTAATGGCAAAAGATCTGATTAAATATCATAAAAAGCAGGTAAAAATGCTGGCGTACCTTATTTCCAGAAAACATGTTCCCACAAAAAGAGGAATCATGTTTTTCGGAACATGGATTGATGCGGAAGGAGAATATTTTGATACCGCTCATTTTTCAGATTGTCTTGCACAATATCCATTTCAGGGTGGTGGCTGCTATTTGCTTCTGGGAACGGTAGAAGTTGATTTTCATTTTCCCACCATTACCATTCATAAAATGGCAAAGATGCCGTTTATACCAGATCCCCGATATTCAATGGATAAAGAAAAATCTGCTGAAGCACAGCATAAATTAAAGGAAGACGTAAGCATGACTTCGCGAAAACCTTATCCACAAGAGCATGAAATTGGCTTACCCAGAATGAAAATAAATACTATAACCTTATAA
- the trxA gene encoding thioredoxin, which yields MALEITDQSFQETVLNSDKPVLVDFWAVWCGPCRMLGPIIEEVANDFEGKAIVGKVDVDNNQQVSVDYGIRNIPTVLIFKNGEVVDKIVGVASKEVITEKLSAHL from the coding sequence ATGGCATTAGAGATTACAGATCAATCGTTTCAGGAAACGGTATTGAATTCAGATAAACCAGTATTAGTAGATTTTTGGGCAGTATGGTGTGGACCATGTAGAATGTTAGGACCCATCATCGAAGAAGTTGCTAATGATTTTGAAGGAAAAGCAATCGTAGGAAAAGTAGATGTTGATAACAATCAGCAGGTTTCTGTAGATTACGGAATTAGAAATATTCCTACTGTTTTGATTTTCAAAAACGGAGAAGTAGTAGACAAAATCGTTGGTGTAGCTTCAAAAGAAGTAATTACTGAAAAATTATCTGCACATTTATAA
- a CDS encoding FAD-binding oxidoreductase, whose product MKPNYKQEVANWGNFPVVEKEMKSEDSLSKIIDFVKNHNEIIARGNGRCYGDSALSEHIFSTKRLNKFISFDRLNGVIECESGVLLSQVLEVIVPQGYFLFVTPGTKFVTVGGAIASDVHGKNHHAEGCFSEYVLEFSLLNERGEVLKCSRDENQEKFWATIGGMGLTGIILSAKFKLKNIETSYIYQESIKADNLDEIFRLFEESESWTYNVAWIDCLQKDKNLGRSILMRGEHAFKHQISQKQQQNPLELKKGINPSVPFYFPGFVLNNLTVKLFNLLYFNKQRKKTVKNFVHYESFFYPLDIVNDWNKIYGKKGFIQYQMVIPKEKGKEGMRKILETIAKSGNGSFLAVLKLFGKNNPEAYNSFPQEGYTLALDFKVNSKLKKLVAQLDSIVEEYGGRIYLTKDSMSKSSLTNYLENVQNSKFQSLQQKRIQNS is encoded by the coding sequence ATGAAACCAAATTATAAACAGGAAGTAGCGAACTGGGGTAATTTTCCCGTAGTGGAAAAAGAAATGAAGTCTGAAGATTCTTTATCTAAAATAATAGACTTTGTAAAAAATCATAACGAAATTATTGCCCGCGGGAACGGCAGATGTTATGGCGATTCGGCACTCTCGGAACATATATTTTCTACCAAAAGACTCAATAAATTCATCAGTTTCGACCGTTTAAACGGTGTGATCGAATGTGAATCTGGCGTCTTACTTTCTCAGGTCTTAGAAGTAATTGTACCGCAAGGTTATTTTCTCTTTGTAACGCCCGGAACCAAATTTGTGACCGTGGGTGGCGCAATTGCATCTGATGTTCACGGTAAAAATCATCATGCTGAAGGTTGCTTTTCAGAATATGTTTTAGAATTTTCATTATTGAATGAAAGGGGAGAAGTCCTCAAATGTTCCCGAGATGAAAATCAGGAAAAATTTTGGGCAACCATTGGAGGAATGGGACTTACAGGAATCATTCTTTCGGCAAAATTCAAATTAAAAAATATAGAAACCTCTTATATTTATCAGGAAAGTATTAAAGCTGATAATTTAGACGAGATTTTCCGCCTCTTTGAAGAAAGTGAATCGTGGACTTATAATGTGGCCTGGATCGACTGTTTACAGAAAGATAAAAATTTGGGAAGAAGCATTCTGATGCGTGGCGAACATGCTTTTAAACATCAGATCTCTCAAAAACAGCAACAGAATCCTTTAGAATTAAAAAAAGGAATTAATCCATCTGTCCCTTTTTATTTTCCCGGCTTTGTTCTAAATAATCTGACGGTGAAATTGTTTAATTTGCTGTATTTCAATAAACAAAGAAAAAAAACAGTCAAAAATTTTGTTCATTACGAATCGTTTTTTTATCCGCTGGATATCGTTAACGACTGGAATAAAATTTATGGCAAAAAAGGTTTCATCCAGTATCAAATGGTGATTCCGAAAGAGAAAGGGAAAGAAGGCATGAGGAAAATTTTAGAAACCATTGCCAAAAGTGGAAACGGTTCTTTTCTCGCGGTCTTAAAACTTTTTGGTAAAAACAATCCCGAAGCATATAATTCTTTCCCGCAGGAAGGTTACACCTTGGCTTTGGATTTTAAAGTGAATTCAAAACTTAAAAAACTGGTCGCACAACTTGATTCGATTGTAGAGGAATATGGAGGGCGAATTTATTTAACCAAAGATTCTATGAGCAAATCTTCCTTGACCAATTATTTGGAGAATGTTCAAAATTCTAAATTTCAGTCTTTACAACAGAAAAGAATTCAAAATAGCTGA
- a CDS encoding SDR family NAD(P)-dependent oxidoreductase: MIVLGSNSEVAQAFVEKALDAGEKFSKIFLLTSNKETTEKFSKHLEVKYIQQSEIIELDLLQELDFNMLDDINSHLLFCATGYLGEGTEEGLYDDRNTKKIIDVNYAKLIPVLNFFAEKMERQRSGTMIVLSSVAGDRGRQSNFIYGSAKAGLTAYLSGLRNYLFSKKVHVLTIKPGFMATKMTEGLPLNPKLTASPKQAAEAIYKAYKNKKNVAYVLPIWSIIMLVIRNIPEFIFKKFKL; the protein is encoded by the coding sequence ATGATCGTTCTAGGAAGCAATTCAGAAGTAGCACAGGCCTTTGTGGAAAAAGCCTTAGATGCCGGGGAAAAATTTTCTAAAATTTTCCTCCTCACTTCAAATAAAGAAACGACCGAAAAATTTTCAAAACATCTCGAAGTAAAATATATTCAACAGTCTGAGATTATCGAACTTGATCTGTTACAGGAACTTGATTTTAATATGCTTGATGATATTAATTCTCATCTTCTCTTCTGCGCGACGGGATATCTTGGGGAAGGAACCGAGGAAGGGCTGTATGATGATCGAAATACAAAGAAAATAATCGATGTAAATTATGCTAAATTAATTCCTGTTCTTAATTTTTTTGCAGAGAAAATGGAAAGACAGCGTAGTGGTACCATGATCGTACTTTCCTCCGTAGCGGGTGACCGCGGTCGACAAAGTAATTTTATTTACGGCAGTGCAAAGGCTGGTTTAACTGCATATTTGAGCGGTTTGCGGAATTATCTTTTTAGTAAAAAAGTCCACGTGCTCACCATAAAGCCAGGTTTTATGGCGACTAAAATGACCGAAGGTTTGCCGCTCAATCCAAAATTAACGGCAAGTCCGAAACAGGCAGCTGAAGCCATTTACAAAGCTTACAAAAATAAAAAGAATGTAGCATATGTTTTACCGATATGGTCTATTATTATGTTGGTTATTAGAAATATACCCGAATTTATTTTTAAGAAATTTAAACTTTAA
- a CDS encoding decaprenyl-phosphate phosphoribosyltransferase has protein sequence MTKYLKLLRVEQWVKNLFVFAPLFFSGNITNVDLLTRSILAFIIFSLTASSIYIINDYSDIESDRKHPQKKDRPLASGVISKVTAKIILGILLAIVVTVVFSAKDYFGDHLWKFSSIISFYFVMNLAYTFKLKHVAIVDVCIIAIGFVLRVLAGGYATGILISQWAILLTFVLALVLAIGKRRGELINAQISGRTRKSLDGYNVQFADIALSISCALAIVCYLMFTLSPEVQQKFHPRVFYTVFFVVFAFLRYLQQTLVYNKTESPTKIIYKDRYIQVTMVLWLVAFLLQIYFKK, from the coding sequence ATGACGAAATATTTAAAACTGCTCCGTGTTGAACAATGGGTGAAAAACCTTTTTGTTTTTGCACCACTATTTTTTTCCGGAAATATTACCAATGTCGATTTGCTGACCCGAAGTATTTTGGCATTTATCATTTTTTCGCTTACGGCCAGCAGTATTTATATTATTAATGATTATTCAGATATTGAATCAGACCGGAAGCATCCTCAAAAAAAAGACAGACCCTTAGCCAGCGGTGTAATTTCGAAGGTTACTGCAAAAATAATTTTAGGAATTTTATTAGCAATCGTTGTTACGGTCGTTTTTAGTGCGAAAGACTATTTTGGAGACCATCTTTGGAAGTTTTCCTCCATCATTTCCTTTTACTTTGTGATGAATTTAGCCTACACTTTTAAATTGAAGCATGTGGCGATTGTTGATGTTTGTATTATCGCTATCGGTTTTGTTTTACGGGTTTTGGCAGGAGGTTATGCCACCGGTATTTTAATCTCGCAGTGGGCAATATTACTTACTTTTGTATTGGCACTGGTTTTAGCAATAGGAAAGCGAAGAGGGGAACTTATAAATGCTCAGATTTCAGGCAGAACAAGAAAATCACTCGATGGTTACAATGTTCAGTTTGCAGATATCGCACTTTCCATCAGTTGTGCATTGGCAATCGTTTGTTATTTAATGTTTACCTTATCACCAGAAGTGCAACAGAAATTCCATCCACGCGTTTTTTACACCGTATTTTTTGTAGTGTTTGCGTTTTTACGTTATCTGCAACAGACTTTGGTGTATAATAAAACCGAATCACCAACCAAAATTATTTACAAGGATCGTTATATTCAGGTAACCATGGTACTTTGGTTAGTTGCCTTTTTACTTCAAATTTATTTTAAAAAATGA
- a CDS encoding XRE family transcriptional regulator, translating into MSIFSDNIRFLRNKKNLSQQSFAESLGMSRVRYSKYEDGRSEPPYEILIRISKFFQVSIDLLLTLDIRKYPIDDMVNLPDNNKVLPVVVDSEGNNYIEIVPQKATMGYLNGYSDPEYIESLPRIYLPFLGHGKFRGFMADGDSMPPFINGTCVVGEYVESLKDLKPGKEYIFVTAEGTTFKTYVKSKKNSLTVAADNSFYDPYDIQLSDILQVWTYTIGILPKDYKPYLPDYAHLKDMIGDLKKTVQDLEGKISRFPS; encoded by the coding sequence ATGTCAATATTTTCAGATAACATCAGGTTTCTACGGAACAAAAAAAACTTATCCCAACAGAGCTTTGCAGAAAGTCTTGGGATGAGCAGGGTACGCTATTCAAAATACGAAGATGGCCGTTCTGAGCCGCCCTATGAAATATTAATAAGGATCTCTAAATTTTTTCAGGTCAGTATTGATTTACTCCTGACTTTAGACATTAGAAAATATCCTATAGATGATATGGTCAACCTGCCAGATAATAATAAAGTCTTGCCCGTAGTGGTAGATTCAGAGGGGAATAATTATATTGAAATCGTTCCTCAAAAAGCTACAATGGGATATCTGAATGGCTACAGCGATCCCGAATATATTGAGAGTCTCCCCCGTATTTATCTCCCTTTTTTGGGTCACGGAAAGTTTAGAGGATTTATGGCTGATGGTGATTCTATGCCTCCATTTATTAACGGAACCTGTGTGGTAGGAGAGTATGTGGAAAGTTTGAAAGATCTAAAACCGGGTAAAGAATATATATTTGTGACTGCCGAAGGAACCACTTTTAAAACCTATGTTAAAAGTAAAAAGAACAGTTTAACGGTAGCTGCAGATAATTCATTTTATGATCCTTATGACATTCAGTTATCAGATATTTTGCAGGTATGGACTTATACCATTGGTATTTTACCAAAAGATTATAAACCTTATCTGCCCGATTATGCCCATTTAAAAGATATGATAGGTGATCTGAAAAAAACAGTTCAAGATCTGGAAGGCAAGATTTCAAGATTTCCATCTTAG
- a CDS encoding HAD family hydrolase — MKKLYCFDFDGTLTYNDTMFLYLKFYNSSKFRMQFVKHVPLFVLLKLKLVEAEKIKKSFIASILKGESKEKIEKKSQQFFEKYYPEIFRTNALEFIESIDRNHTESYIVSASLDIWVQPFAEKFKMNLLATRAEFVDDIFTGNFIGKNCNGAEKVERLKEATKGKKYDKIIAFGDTSGDREMMEWADESQFKFFH; from the coding sequence ATGAAAAAATTATACTGTTTTGATTTTGATGGAACTTTAACCTACAATGATACCATGTTTCTCTATCTCAAATTTTACAATTCCTCGAAATTCCGAATGCAGTTTGTGAAACATGTTCCTCTTTTTGTTTTATTAAAATTAAAGCTGGTAGAAGCTGAAAAAATCAAAAAGAGTTTTATTGCTTCTATTTTAAAGGGAGAATCAAAAGAGAAAATTGAAAAAAAATCCCAACAGTTTTTTGAAAAATACTATCCGGAAATTTTTCGGACAAATGCTTTAGAATTTATAGAGAGTATTGACCGGAACCACACTGAAAGTTATATTGTTTCTGCCTCTCTCGATATTTGGGTTCAACCTTTTGCAGAAAAATTTAAGATGAATCTGCTGGCGACCCGTGCGGAGTTTGTTGATGATATTTTCACGGGTAATTTTATTGGTAAAAATTGCAACGGAGCTGAAAAAGTAGAGCGGTTAAAAGAAGCGACTAAAGGTAAAAAATACGATAAAATTATTGCTTTTGGAGATACTTCGGGGGATCGTGAAATGATGGAGTGGGCAGATGAGAGTCAGTTTAAATTTTTTCATTAA
- the dinB gene encoding DNA polymerase IV, with amino-acid sequence MERAIAHMDLDTFFVSCERLKNSALEKSPVIVGGGDRGVVASCSYEARYFGVRSAMPIKMALRLCPEAKVIKGDMEYYSNMSHTVTEIIKEKVPVLEKASIDEFYMDLSGMDQFFGCYQWTTEIAESILKNTGLPISFALSTNKTVSKIGTGESKPLGKLEVTAPNIQNFLNPLSVRKIPMVGPETFQLFSRLGIKTIKTLSEMPVEVLQQLVGKNGHTLWKKANGIDETPVIPYSERKSISTENTFSQDTIDIHQIRCVLSGMVEQLAFQLRQEKWLTSTISVKIRYSNFDTETKQCKIPYTSADHTLLKYVLELFKKVYTRRMRIRLIGIKFTGLVHGCHQMNLFDDTEELISLYQTMDKIKNRFGTSSVGRASGLLK; translated from the coding sequence ATGGAAAGAGCGATTGCACATATGGATTTAGACACCTTTTTTGTCTCCTGTGAAAGATTGAAAAACTCAGCATTAGAAAAATCACCTGTTATCGTGGGAGGTGGAGATCGTGGAGTTGTTGCCTCCTGTTCTTATGAAGCACGATATTTTGGGGTAAGAAGCGCTATGCCTATAAAAATGGCGCTCAGATTATGTCCGGAAGCAAAAGTAATTAAAGGAGATATGGAATACTACTCCAATATGTCACATACGGTTACAGAAATCATTAAAGAAAAAGTTCCGGTATTGGAAAAGGCAAGCATTGATGAATTTTATATGGATCTTTCCGGAATGGATCAGTTTTTTGGGTGCTATCAATGGACCACAGAAATTGCGGAATCGATCCTTAAAAACACCGGCCTTCCCATCAGTTTTGCTTTATCGACAAATAAAACAGTTTCAAAAATTGGGACCGGAGAATCTAAACCCCTAGGAAAGCTGGAAGTGACCGCACCCAATATTCAAAATTTCTTAAATCCTTTGTCTGTAAGAAAGATTCCGATGGTGGGACCTGAAACCTTTCAGTTGTTCTCAAGATTAGGAATAAAAACGATAAAAACCCTTTCTGAAATGCCTGTCGAAGTATTGCAGCAGCTTGTAGGGAAAAATGGACATACCCTTTGGAAAAAAGCCAATGGCATCGATGAAACTCCTGTAATTCCCTATTCTGAAAGAAAATCAATCTCCACGGAAAACACATTTTCTCAGGACACGATCGATATTCATCAAATCAGATGTGTATTGTCCGGAATGGTAGAACAATTGGCTTTTCAGCTGAGACAGGAAAAATGGCTTACCTCAACAATTTCTGTAAAAATCAGATATTCAAATTTTGATACAGAAACCAAACAGTGCAAAATTCCATACACTTCAGCAGATCACACTTTGCTGAAATATGTTTTGGAACTTTTTAAAAAAGTGTATACCCGAAGAATGAGAATTCGCCTGATTGGAATCAAATTCACCGGTTTGGTGCACGGCTGTCATCAAATGAATTTGTTTGATGATACAGAAGAACTCATCTCTTTATATCAAACCATGGATAAAATTAAGAACAGGTTCGGCACGTCCAGTGTAGGCAGAGCCTCGGGTTTACTAAAATAG